The Tenrec ecaudatus isolate mTenEca1 chromosome 7, mTenEca1.hap1, whole genome shotgun sequence genome window below encodes:
- the DEFB114 gene encoding beta-defensin 114 yields the protein MCSFVEADRCLKHNGRCKINCSELEKQVDICPSPSKICCIERLYEEDETF from the coding sequence ATGTGTTCCTTTGTGGAGGCTGATCGTTGCTTAAAACATAATGGTCGCTGTAAAATAAACTGTTCTGAACTTGAAAAGCAAGTGGATATATGTCCCTCACCAAGTAAAATTTGCTGCATTGAAAGGCTTTATGAAGAAGATGAGACATTTTGA